A single window of Candidatus Effluviviaceae Genus V sp. DNA harbors:
- a CDS encoding tRNA-specific adenosine deaminase, whose product MRGRVSGDDSVWMEAALDEARAAYDEGEVPVGAVVVQDGRIVGRGRNQTETTGDPTAHAEVLAIGAASRSLGVPRLTRATLYVTMEPCPMCAGAIVLARLERLVYGCPDPKTGYAGSLANTLDDPRLNHRVALTSGVMADECGDLVSSFFRSLRSRRR is encoded by the coding sequence ATGCGGGGACGCGTCTCGGGGGACGACAGCGTCTGGATGGAGGCGGCACTCGACGAGGCGCGCGCCGCATATGATGAGGGCGAGGTGCCCGTCGGAGCGGTCGTCGTCCAGGACGGACGCATCGTCGGCCGCGGCCGGAACCAGACGGAGACCACGGGAGATCCGACCGCGCACGCCGAGGTCCTCGCCATCGGCGCAGCGTCCCGGTCGCTCGGGGTCCCGCGCTTGACTCGGGCAACGCTCTACGTTACGATGGAGCCTTGCCCGATGTGCGCGGGAGCGATCGTGCTGGCCCGACTGGAACGTCTCGTCTACGGTTGTCCCGACCCGAAGACCGGGTACGCGGGCTCGCTCGCCAACACACTGGATGATCCGCGCCTCAACCATCGGGTGGCCCTGACCTCGGGAGTCATGGCGGACGAATGCGGCGACCTGGTGTCCTCGTTCTTCCGGTCGCTGCGTTCCCGAAGGCGATAG
- the dnaX gene encoding DNA polymerase III subunit gamma/tau gives MSYLVLARKWRPETFADVVGQRHVVVTLEAAVTSDRLAHAYLFAGPRGVGKTTIARILAKALNCEQGPTPSPCGKCDACREISSGKSLDVIEIDGASNRRIEDARGIRETVQYAPLSGRTKIYIIDEAHMLTREAFNALLKTLEEPPPHVVFILATTEPNRIPDTILSRCQRFDFHRIATPEIEERLREIARSEEIEIDPAALRLVATRADGSMRDAESLLDQLISVGGGSIDVDSVVDVLGIPDSEIFFALSDAVADGDVAGTLKALEKALDAGFDPRDLIDGLLEHLRNLLIVRTAPDPERLVGRIEEYRSRDGSSSTLGEDDLIRLVHIATEAASNVRWSTQPGVLVEMALVRMARLPRTVAIDEIVRSFSGGASGTGTTEGRAGPRGRRMERSQPGAAPRTQTSAAAGRGKARAGRSHDVVAGRGEARPDGPAEPSWERVVSAVRSRKPGLAASLAESAARWGGDEELVVHIENGSPFHRDQLLDGNNMGILREAADEVLGRRVRIRLEFSSAAPRTKAEETGANEPVAEKRPVGGDPMVERIVEVFDGSVTETSDGE, from the coding sequence ATGTCCTATCTCGTCCTCGCACGCAAGTGGCGTCCTGAGACATTCGCCGACGTCGTCGGGCAGCGCCACGTCGTCGTGACGCTCGAGGCGGCGGTCACGTCCGACCGCCTTGCGCACGCGTACCTGTTCGCCGGACCGCGCGGCGTCGGCAAGACGACGATCGCGCGCATTCTGGCGAAGGCATTGAACTGCGAGCAGGGCCCCACACCATCGCCCTGTGGAAAGTGTGACGCGTGCCGGGAGATCTCATCCGGCAAGAGCCTGGACGTTATCGAGATCGACGGCGCCTCGAACCGGCGCATCGAGGACGCCAGGGGTATCCGAGAGACCGTGCAGTACGCCCCGCTCTCCGGCCGCACGAAGATCTACATCATCGACGAGGCGCACATGCTGACCCGTGAGGCTTTCAACGCGCTCCTCAAAACGCTCGAGGAGCCCCCGCCTCACGTCGTCTTCATCCTCGCCACGACCGAGCCCAACCGCATTCCGGACACGATCCTCTCGAGATGTCAGCGTTTCGACTTCCACCGCATCGCCACGCCCGAGATCGAGGAGCGCCTGCGCGAGATCGCGCGCTCCGAGGAGATCGAGATCGACCCCGCGGCCCTGCGTCTCGTTGCGACCCGGGCCGACGGCAGTATGCGGGACGCCGAGAGTCTGCTCGACCAGCTCATATCGGTCGGGGGCGGCTCGATCGACGTCGACAGCGTCGTCGACGTGCTCGGTATCCCGGACAGCGAGATCTTCTTCGCCCTGTCCGACGCCGTCGCCGACGGAGACGTCGCGGGAACGCTCAAGGCTCTCGAGAAGGCGCTCGACGCGGGGTTCGACCCGCGCGACCTGATCGACGGCCTCCTGGAGCATCTCCGGAACCTGCTCATCGTCCGCACGGCGCCCGATCCGGAGCGGCTCGTGGGCCGGATCGAGGAGTACCGATCACGGGATGGCTCATCCTCGACCCTCGGCGAGGACGACCTCATCCGTCTGGTGCACATCGCCACCGAGGCCGCGAGCAACGTGCGCTGGAGCACGCAGCCGGGTGTGCTTGTGGAGATGGCACTCGTGCGCATGGCCAGACTGCCGCGGACGGTGGCCATCGATGAGATTGTTCGCTCGTTCTCCGGCGGCGCCTCCGGCACCGGGACGACCGAGGGTCGCGCCGGTCCGCGGGGCCGTCGCATGGAGCGGTCGCAGCCCGGCGCGGCTCCGAGGACGCAGACGTCCGCCGCGGCCGGCCGCGGGAAGGCGCGGGCGGGCCGTTCCCACGATGTCGTGGCTGGACGGGGAGAGGCGAGGCCCGACGGCCCGGCCGAACCGAGCTGGGAGCGGGTCGTCTCGGCCGTCCGCAGCCGCAAGCCGGGGCTGGCTGCGTCGCTGGCCGAGTCCGCGGCCCGCTGGGGCGGCGACGAGGAACTCGTCGTGCATATCGAGAACGGCTCGCCGTTCCACCGCGACCAGCTGCTCGACGGGAACAACATGGGGATCCTCCGGGAGGCGGCGGACGAGGTGCTCGGCCGTCGCGTACGGATCCGCCTGGAGTTCTCCTCCGCCGCTCCGAGAACGAAGGCGGAGGAGACAGGCGCGAACGAACCCGTTGCGGAGAAGAGGCCGGTGGGCGGCGACCCCATGGTGGAGCGGATCGTCGAGGTGTTCGACGGTTCAGTGACCGAGACCTCTGACGGGGAGTAG
- a CDS encoding YbaB/EbfC family nucleoid-associated protein — MAKNLQKMLKEAQKLEKRVAEVRASLADMKVEGTAGGGAVSVTMNGQRDVLGVSIDPSVIEDGDASMLEDLLVSALRDAKERSDKLAAEEMSKVTGMAIPPGTM, encoded by the coding sequence ATGGCGAAGAACCTGCAGAAGATGCTCAAGGAAGCACAGAAGCTCGAGAAGCGCGTCGCGGAGGTCCGCGCATCGCTGGCCGACATGAAGGTCGAGGGAACGGCCGGCGGCGGCGCCGTCAGCGTCACGATGAACGGACAGCGTGACGTGCTGGGCGTCTCTATCGACCCGTCGGTCATCGAGGACGGTGACGCGTCGATGCTCGAGGACCTTCTCGTCTCGGCTCTCCGGGACGCCAAGGAACGATCCGACAAGCTCGCCGCCGAGGAGATGTCGAAGGTGACGGGCATGGCCATTCCTCCGGGCACGATGTAG